The genomic DNA GTTCATGGTGAGGGTGATTCCGTTGAGGATCGGGGTGGTCCCCGCCTCGGTCTCGACCGTCACATGCAGGTCGCGGATCTCGAGAACAGACATTCTTCAGACTTCCTTCGTCACAGCGGGATCGATGAGCACGTCGTCGCCGTCGATCTCGACGACGTAGACCGGGACGGGCTCATATGCGGGGAGATTCTGGGGCTTGCCGGTGATCAGGGAGAAGGCCGAGCCATGCGCCCAGCACTCCACCGTGTCACCTTCCACGAAGCCCTCGGACAGCGAGATGTCGCCGTGCGTGCAGGTGTCGCCGATGGCGTGGATGACGCCCTCGCCGTCCTTGATGACCGTGATCGGCACACCGTCCGGCTCGACGCGCAGCGGCGTGTCCTGCTCCAGCTCGGAGACGCCGCAGACGCGCTGCGCGGTCACGCGTCCACCTCGGCGAGCTCGGCCTCGATGGCGGCCAGCAGCTCCGACTCCAGGTCGGGGATGCCGAGGCGCAGCACGATGTCGGTGAGGAAGCCGAGCACCACCAGTCGTCGGGCCTCGTCCTCCGGGATGCCGCGGGCCTGGAGATAGAAGAGCTGCTCGTCGTCGAAGCGGCCGGTGGCACTCGCGTGCCCGGCGCCGACGATGTCGCCCGTCTCGATCTCGAGGTTCGGGATGGAGTCGGCGCGTGCGCCCTCCGTGAGCACCAGGTTGCGGTTGGCCTCGTAGGAGTCGGTGCCGGTGGCCTCCGCCCCGATCAGCACGTCGCCGATCCACACGCTGTGGGCGCTCTCGCCCTGCAGCGCACCCTTGTAGAGCACGTCGCCGGTCGTGTGCGGGCCTTTGTGGTGCAGGTACACCTGGCTCTCCAGGTGCTGACCGGAGTCGGCGTAGGACAGCCCGTAGAGGTATCCCTCGGAGCCGGCACCGGCGAGCTCGACGCTCGGGTTCACGCGCACCACGCCGCCGCCGAAGCTCACGACGAAGTGCTTGAGCGTGGCGTCGGCCGCGACCCGCGCCTGGTGGGCGGCCGCGTGCACGGCGTCGTCGTCCCACTGCTGCACGGAGACGACGGTGAGCTTCGCGCCGTCGCGGACGATGATCTCGACGTTCTGGGCGTACTGCGCCGAGCCCTTGTGCTGCAGCACCACCGTGGCGGCGCTGTGCTCGAGGGCCTCGATCACGATGTGGGCGTCCGCCCGGCGGTCGGCACCGGCGCCCGTGAGCGACAGGAAGATCGGCGATGCGACCTCCTCCTCGCGCGGGATGCGGATGTGCAGGGCCTCGGAGGCGCCCCGCCACGCGACGGCGGCGGTGATGTCCTCGGCGAGGAAGACCTCACCGCGCGGAGCGGTGCCCGCCGTGAGCGGTGCGGCCACATACTGCTCACCGGACGTGAAGTGGTAATGCACGCCCTCCTCGCCCTCGGCCGTGCGGAACAGCGGCGTGAGCGCGGCCACCGGCGTGTGCTTCCAGTTCACCTCGCGGCCGGTCGGCGTGCCGAAGTCGTCCGGGTCGAACGAGTGCGGACGCTCGGAGCGGGTCTGCACCGGGACGAATCCGGCGTCCGCCACCTGGGCGGCCGGGTCGATGTGCGCGTTCGTGTGCTGCGCCTCGCTGGGCGCTGTCGTCGAGGCCGCCATTTAGCCGACCGATCCTTCCATGCCCATCTCGATGAGCTTGTTCAGTTCCATCGCGTACTCCATCGGCAGCTCGCGCGCGATCGGCTCGATGAAGCCGCGCACGATCATCGCCATCGCCTCGTCCTCGGGCATGCCGCGGGACTGCAGGTAGAAGAGCTGCTCCTCGCTGACCTTGGAGACCGTGGCCTCATGGCCGAGCTGCACGTCGTCGACCCGGATGTCGATCGCCGGGTAGGTGTCGGAACGGGACTTGGTGTCGACGAGCAGCGCGTCGCAGCGGACGGTGTTCGCCGAGTGATGGGCGGCGGCGTCGACACGGACCTCGCCGCGGTAGCCGGCACGGCCACCGCCGCGGGCGATCGACTTCGAGACGATCGACGACTGCGTGTACGGCGCCATGTGGATCATCTTCGCGCCGGCGTCCTGGTGCTGACCGGGCCCGGCGAAGGCGACGGAGAGGGTCTCGCCCTTGGCGTGCTCACCCATCAGGTAGATCGACGGGTACTTCATCGTCACCTTGGAGCCGATGTTGCCGTCGACCCACTCCATGGTCGCGCCCTCGTGCGCCACGGCGCGCTTGGTGACCAGGTTGTAGACGTTGTTCGACCAGTTCTGGATCGTCGTGTAGCGCACGCGGGCGTTCTTCTTCACGATGATCTCGACGACGGCCGAGTGCAGGGAGTCCGACTTGTAGATCGGGGCCGTGCAGCCCTCGATGTAGTGGACGTAGCTGTCCTCGTCGGCGATGATCAGGGTCCGCTCGAACTGGCCCATGTTCTCGGTGTTGATCCGGAAGTAGGCCTGCAGCGGGATCTCGACGTGCACGCCCTTGGGGACGTAGACGAACGAGCCGCCCGACCAGACGGCGGTGTTCAGCGCGGCGAATTTGTTGTCGCCCGCGGGGATGACCGTGCCGAAGTACTCCTCGAAGAACTCGGGGTGCTCGCGCAGGGCGGTGTCGGTGTCCATGAAAATGACGCCCTGGGCCTCCAGGTCCTCGCGGATCTGGTGGTACACGACCTCGGACTCGTACTGCGCGGCGACGCCGGCGACGAGGCGCTGACGCTCGGCCTCGGGGATGCCCAGGCGCTCGTACGTCTCGCGGATCTCCTCGGGGAGGTCTTCCCAGCTCTGCGCCTGCTTCTCGGTGGAGCGGACGAAGTACTTGATGTTGTCGAAGTCGATGTCGCTGAGGTCGGCACCCCAGGTCGGCATCGGCTTGCGGCCGAAGAGCTGATAGCCCTTGAGACGGGTCTTCAGCATCCATTCCGGCTCGTTCTTGAGGGCCGAGATCCCGCGGACGACCTCTTCCGAGATCCCGCGTTTCGCGACGGCACCCGCGGCATCCTCATCGTGCCAGCCGAATTCGTACACCCCCAGACCATCGAGCTCCGGGCGGTCGATCAGCACATCCGACATGCAACACTCTCCTCACAGGTCCCAAACGGTGTCATCCGCCCCGACACACCTGATCCCCGTCGAGTCTGCGGGAGCGGGTGCCGTTGGTGGGGCCCTCATCACGGGCGCTTCCATCGCGCCTAAACTGTTGACGATGCTTCAGCGCTGTCAGCGCTCATCGCAACAATCCGATTCTACAGGTTCCGCCTGACGGACGGGCCGTGCGCCACGTCTTCGACGGGCCGGAGGACTTATGCCCGAGACGACCATCCCCGCCCCCTCGACGACCGGGGCGACCGCCTCCCCCCGCTCCGCGGTGTGGGGTCGTGCGCTCACCGTCTTCGCGTGGCTGTCGTTCCTCAGCGAGACGATCATCATCGGCACCGGCGGCGCCGTGCGGCTGACTGGATCCGGCCTCGGCTGCACCGAGTGGCCGCTGTGCACG from Microbacterium paraoxydans includes the following:
- a CDS encoding non-heme iron oxygenase ferredoxin subunit, with translation MTAQRVCGVSELEQDTPLRVEPDGVPITVIKDGEGVIHAIGDTCTHGDISLSEGFVEGDTVECWAHGSAFSLITGKPQNLPAYEPVPVYVVEIDGDDVLIDPAVTKEV
- the sufD gene encoding Fe-S cluster assembly protein SufD encodes the protein MAASTTAPSEAQHTNAHIDPAAQVADAGFVPVQTRSERPHSFDPDDFGTPTGREVNWKHTPVAALTPLFRTAEGEEGVHYHFTSGEQYVAAPLTAGTAPRGEVFLAEDITAAVAWRGASEALHIRIPREEEVASPIFLSLTGAGADRRADAHIVIEALEHSAATVVLQHKGSAQYAQNVEIIVRDGAKLTVVSVQQWDDDAVHAAAHQARVAADATLKHFVVSFGGGVVRVNPSVELAGAGSEGYLYGLSYADSGQHLESQVYLHHKGPHTTGDVLYKGALQGESAHSVWIGDVLIGAEATGTDSYEANRNLVLTEGARADSIPNLEIETGDIVGAGHASATGRFDDEQLFYLQARGIPEDEARRLVVLGFLTDIVLRLGIPDLESELLAAIEAELAEVDA
- the sufB gene encoding Fe-S cluster assembly protein SufB; amino-acid sequence: MSDVLIDRPELDGLGVYEFGWHDEDAAGAVAKRGISEEVVRGISALKNEPEWMLKTRLKGYQLFGRKPMPTWGADLSDIDFDNIKYFVRSTEKQAQSWEDLPEEIRETYERLGIPEAERQRLVAGVAAQYESEVVYHQIREDLEAQGVIFMDTDTALREHPEFFEEYFGTVIPAGDNKFAALNTAVWSGGSFVYVPKGVHVEIPLQAYFRINTENMGQFERTLIIADEDSYVHYIEGCTAPIYKSDSLHSAVVEIIVKKNARVRYTTIQNWSNNVYNLVTKRAVAHEGATMEWVDGNIGSKVTMKYPSIYLMGEHAKGETLSVAFAGPGQHQDAGAKMIHMAPYTQSSIVSKSIARGGGRAGYRGEVRVDAAAHHSANTVRCDALLVDTKSRSDTYPAIDIRVDDVQLGHEATVSKVSEEQLFYLQSRGMPEDEAMAMIVRGFIEPIARELPMEYAMELNKLIEMGMEGSVG